In Pochonia chlamydosporia 170 chromosome 3, whole genome shotgun sequence, the following are encoded in one genomic region:
- a CDS encoding mtDNA inheritance protein Dml1 (similar to Cordyceps militaris CM01 XP_006671006.1) — translation MREIITLQLGNLSNYTATHFWNTQESYFTYAGQEESLVDHDVHWRAGVGADGSETFLPRTVIYDLKGGFGSLRKFNALYGAALGDTAADDSLWAGRSTVHKQQPVRPSAYQESLDAGTEPPTLTTSSVRYWSDFSRVYFHPKSLVQLYDFELDSTIRPFERFEMGKELFASLDKEHDILDRDWRPFVEESDMMQGMQVFTTFDDAWGGFASSYLEALRDEYPKSCIWVWGMQSPVVDVPQAKRQLRLSNIAQSFHQVYAQASMVVPLALPESQPLPEIELDPNSSWHVSSLLTTVAESALAPARLKGSSGGSLSDLAQSLNTNGGQTFAKASMSLPGSDITGAEDSMDFLQIGRDGGKIKHRRQRIFGQTTCYRGPLSDTQESKEAATAPPRQIIGSPVTRNYFTKLQFPLLDSYPHIYRDMIDKQSIAVRTVIRTDTSFTTRFKNLRSQTTRLIGLDERETISNGLAEIAEAYQDDWSSGSDEDDDEL, via the exons ATGCGCGAGATCATCACACTGCAACTGGGAAATCTCAGTAACTATACAGCCACGCACTTCTGGAATACCCAAGAATCATATTTCACATATGCCGGACAAGAAGAATCATTGGTAGACCACGATGTCCATTGGCGAGCTGGAGTTGGAGCTGATGGCTCCGAAACTTTCCTCCCACGGACGGTAATTTACGACCTGAAGGGCGGCTTTGGATCCCTACGAAAATTCAACGCATTGTACGGTGCGGCATTGGGTGACACTGCTGCTGATGACTCGTTATG GGCTGGTCGATCGACGGTGCACAAACAGCAGCCGGTAAGGCCGAGTGCCTATCAAGAAAGTCTCGACGCCGGTACTGAACCACCTACGCTCACAACATCGAGCGTGAGGTATTGGTCAGATTTCTCCAGAGTCTATTTTCATCCAAAGTCACTGGTGCAGTTGTATGACTTCGAGCTGGATTCTACAATTCGCCCATTTGAAAGATTTGAAATGGGAAAAGAGTTGTTTGCATCATTAGATAAGGAACACGATATCCTCGACAGGGACTGGCGACCATTTGTGGAAGAGTCTGACATGATGCAAGGAATGCAAGTCTTCACCACGTTTGATGACGCCTGGGGAggctttgcttcttcatACCTGGAAGCTCTGCGAGACGAGTACCCAAAATCCTGCATCTGGGTCTGGGGAATGCAAAGTCCGGTGGTGGACGTTCCCCAAGCCAAGCGTCAGCTACGTCTATCCAACATTGCCCAAAGTTTTCATCAGGTGTATGCACAAGCGTCAATGGTTGTGCCTTTGGCCCTACCCGAATCCCAGCCACTGCCAGAAATAGAACTGGACCCTAATTCTTCATGGCatgtttcttctcttcttaCTACCGTCGCCGAGAGTGCCTTGGCCCCTGCTCGTCTGAAAGGTAGTAGCGGAGGGTCGCTCAGCGATTTGGCCCAgagcctcaacaccaacggcGGTCAGACTTTTGCCAAAGCGAGTATGTCCCTTCCCGGGAGCGATATTACCGGCGCGGAAGACAGCATGGACTTCCTCCAAATCGGGCGGGATGGCGGCAAGATCAAACATCGCCGACAGCGCATTTTTGGACAGACCACATGCTATCGTGGACCACTGTCGGACACACAGGAGTCAAAGgaggcagcaacagcaccgccTCGTCAAATAATTGGTAGTCCGGTCACAAGGAA CTACTTCACAAAGTTACAATTTCCCCTGCTGGATAGCTACCCACATATATACCGCGACATGATTGACAAGCAGAGTATAGCTGTCCGTACCGTTATCAGGACGGATACGTCATTCACGACTCGATTTAAGAATCTGAGGTCACAAACAACCCGCCTTATCGGCCTAGACGAGCGTGAAACAATAAGCAATGGCCTTGCCGAGATTGCTGAAGCCTATCAAGATGACTGGTCTAGTGGCagtgacgaagatgacgatgagtTGTGA